The genomic window CGAGAGGGCGGAGAGGACGTTGACGATCGCGCCGCCTCCGTTGGCCGCGAGCACGGGGGCGAACTCGCGGATCACGTCGAGGGTGCCCCAGTAGTGCGTGTCCATCTCGCGGCGGGCGTCCACGAGGTCGCCGGTGATCAGCGACGCACCGGTCGCGATGCCGGCGTTGTCGACGAGCACGGTCACGTCGTGGGCCGCAGCGGCGGCGGCCACCACGGAGTCGTGGTCGGTGAGGTCGAGCTGCAGCGGCACGACCCGGGCGTCGTCGAAGTCGAGGGTCTCGGGTCGACGAGCCGTCGCCCAGACCTTGGCGGCGCCGCGCTCGAGCGCCTCGAGGACGAACTGGCGGCCGATGCCGCGGTTGGCTCCCGTCACGAGGACGGTCTGGCCGGTGATGTCGATGTTCATGCGTGGTGTCTTCCTGGTCGTGGACGGTCGGCCGGGCAGTCTCGGCTGGCCCGGCGTCGGCTACGCTAGGACTTCACGTTGACGTCAAGGGCAAGTCCGACACGCGGACCGGGTCCGGGAATCGCGTCCACGAAGCTCCAGGGGCATCCACGAAGGGGACGACATGCGCATCGGCGAGGTGGCAGAGCGGGTCGGCGTCAGCACGCGGGCCCTCCGGTACTACGAAGAACAGGGCCTGCTGGAGTCGGAGCGCTCGAGCAGCGGCCAGCGCAGCTACGCGGAGGCGGCGGTCGAGCGGGTGCAGCTGATCCAGCAGTTCTTCACGGCGGGGCTCCCGAGCCGCACCATCCTCCAGCTGCTGCCCTGCGTCGACTCCGGCACGAGCTCGCCAGAGGTCTTCGCCCTGCTCGAGGGGGAGCGTCGGCGCATCACCGCGGCGATGGCCGACCTCGCGGCCGCACGCGATGCGCTCGACCGCATGGTCGAGATCGCGCGGCACCCGACCCCCGAGCACTGCCCGGCGCTGCGCGAGTCCGCCGAGCTTGCCGAGCCGACCCGCGACGCGGCCTGACCCCGTCCGGCCGTTCCCGCCCGGTCCGCGCGCCGAGTGGTCAGCTCCTGTCCTTCCAGGCATCGTCTACGACCGTTCCTGACCACTCGACCCCACGAGGTCGCCGGCGTCGACGTCACGACGTAGGAGGTGCGGGCCGGGTCAGGCGCGCGGGTCGCCCTCGTCGAGCCACGACGGCCGTGACGGGCGCGGGTGGCGGAGGGTCTGCACGACGCCGACCAGGCAGACGACGAACACGACCGCGACCAGCACCAGGAAGACGATGCC from Frigoribacterium sp. PvP032 includes these protein-coding regions:
- a CDS encoding SDR family oxidoreductase, with the protein product MDITGQTVLVTGANRGIGRQFVLEALERGAAKVWATARRPETLDFDDARVVPLQLDLTDHDSVVAAAAAAHDVTVLVDNAGIATGASLITGDLVDARREMDTHYWGTLDVIREFAPVLAANGGGAIVNVLSALSWFAATGSGAYAAAKAAEWNMTNAVRLELAAQGTLVQGVMLGAADTDITANYDGPKIDPRDVPRSSFDGLAAGAIEVVVDDWSAMVKASLAGDPAVFYAKMRELLG
- a CDS encoding MerR family transcriptional regulator codes for the protein MRIGEVAERVGVSTRALRYYEEQGLLESERSSSGQRSYAEAAVERVQLIQQFFTAGLPSRTILQLLPCVDSGTSSPEVFALLEGERRRITAAMADLAAARDALDRMVEIARHPTPEHCPALRESAELAEPTRDAA